TGTGTGAGTAGAGGAGCGAGTGTGTGTGATCGTGGTTCCTTGAGAGGACCAAATATGTGTCATTGTTGTTCCATGAGAGGATAAAGTTCTTATAATTTTGATCATCTAAGACATGTTTTCTGTGTATGTTCATTCTGGTAAGTACTGGGATACGAGTTATTTCCTAATTGTTGGTTTTATGTGTATTTCTATGTTGTAGTTGTCTATTTACATTCATGCTTTAGAATTGGCCGCATGACCCTATCATTACATTGTGGTTGTGTATTTATATTGACCCTATTCTTTCTTTTGAGTATCGGGCATTTTTTAGCGGTTGATATGAGACCTCAGTTAAGAGACGCTTGACTTCTAATCTAAGGTGATTTACTCTTCCGGATTACCATCGGTTCCTCTACATCTATTTGTCCATCCTTTCGGACAAAGAGATTAAACTATTAGTTCATATTTTTGGAATTGCATCCCCATTATTGACTACGTAATATGATTTTTGTACTATGACTTTCAATTTGTAAGGGTTTTATTTTCACAATATTTTCAATTTGTAAGGGGTTCAATTTGCATTCCTACCTATTTTATCTCGTGACTTGATTTTAGAAATGATGTTTTGGATTAATAGTTGGTTCTTCGACTGGGAGATAAGTGTGGATATTACTATGAAGAACTGGATCAAAACAATCGTCTTGAACCATTTGGTTGAGGTAAATATAAATCCATAAATTTAACTAGTAATCCAAGAAAGAGCAAAAAACACTCCTGAGCCTCTCAGGATTTGTCAAGGCCTTCCAACTAAGTTATAAATCATGTTTCGAACCTTGGAAATTGTCAAAACCCAAATTCGATATTGACTTTGGTGAAACCTTTTTACTTTTAGTTTCAAATATATCTCATAAAATATTAGATATTGATATTTCAAATTTCCGATACACATATATGAAGTTCGGTACTACTTTCTAGTTTGAATTTCTAACATAGATATTTTGTCCACTTagataaaaatatcaatttatttgtACTAGCAATTGACCTAACTGTAGAAATCCATGTGGAAATTTCACGTAGAAAAATCAAGGATTATATTGATGTATTGCTGTATTAATCGTGAGTTATAAGCTCTTTATATAGGAGAAATTATAAAGTCCTATGTTAACTATACTTAGAGTCCTATTTCAATACCTATtactactataataataataatgcaattGTAAATAATTTAATCCTAGTTGCACTATAATgctaatcataatataattctagacgaaatataatcctaataaatataattagtcTAATCCTAGTGTGACTCTAATTTTACATCAGTGATATAAACTCATCGGTCAGCTTTGCTGGACCTGTTCCAATCGTCAACTTTCTCCCTTATCAACACTTGCTGCAGATAGGTCAGTCAACTGCGTTGGACCTGTTCCAATCGTcagttttcttcttcttcaacacttCCCCTCAAGCTAGTGAGTAAAGGAACAGTTACTCCTAACTTGCTTtgaatatccaacaaaaaaaactttgaatGCCTAGCAAAAACTTGTTTACCGATGTTGTTGTTTCCTCTTCCCCTACCTTTTTGGGCAGATAATACCATGTTATGGTTTTGTTATgacactttttcttcttcttcccttaTATCAAAGCCTGTGAAAGTATTAAGAAATTGATTAAGGTGGAATATGATGCCTTACCTAAACCTCTAGCAAAATTAATTGCTTTTGTAGCttgaatatatgttttttgttgtttttctaaaaaaatattttagcatCTCCTTGGCAGCTGAGCAGCCCACAATTAGGTGCAACTTTCTCCGGTTAAGGTGCTTGAGATCCAACTCTCTAGAAACACATCTTTCTCCTTTCAATCATCAATAATGCCACTATCTTTTGCATCCTTCTTAGCCGCTACAATTTTTCCAGCAGTCTGTCTAGTGGAACAACTACTTTTACTTGGTTCATTTTCTATGATATGAATAATTGGGATATGTGTCATTGCAACGTGTTTTTTTTTCCGTCCAATACTCAGAGAGCGGAAGAGTTTTaagctctaataccatgtagaTTTCTCACGTAGAGAAATCAAGGATTATATTGATGTATTAATCGTGAGTTACAAACCTTATATAGGAGAGAATTTTAGAATCCTAAGTTAACTATACTTAAAGTCCTACTATATTACTactataatattaataatacaaCTATAAATAATCTAATCCTAGTTGTACTATAAtcctaatcataatataattctagacgaaatataatcctaataattataattagtcTAATCTTAGTGCAACTCTAGTTCTACAGCGGTAATGTAAACTCATCGGTCAGCTTCGTTGAACTTGTTCCTTTGACATGTTTCAGTCGTCAGTTTTCTTCCTCATCAACACTCGCTACAAATAGGTCAGTCAACTGTGCTGAACCTATTCTTTTGACATGTTCTAATCGTCCGTTTCCTTCTTCTTTAACACTAACTTcatatgcaattttttttaaaaattgcttTAGTTATAGATATATATGACTTCTTCTTGGTTTTCTACCGATGCTTATAACTTCATATGCAAGTTTTTGCTCgattaaattcaaatataacataattcttAAATGATTaaacttataaaaatttataaattggtCATATGGATTAAATAAACTTATTGAGGTTTGTCTATCCCCCAGCAGTCGCTTTTGTTGACTAtagtttataaaattaaatttggtGAAAGATCAAAGTCTGTTACTTTCTCAAATAGTAATATAGTTTTGTGGATTTGACTATTTACTTTCTTTCGCTTTTGTTGACTAtagtttataaaattaaatttggtGAAAGATCAAAGTCTGTTACTTTCTTAAATAGTAATATAGTTTTGTGGATTTGActatttactttcttaaataataatatagtttTATGGATTTGACTATTGAAAAactatctcattattttcagCGAGTTGATTCggtcaaatttaaaattaaattcttcGATAAGTTAATTCGgtaaaatcaaaaattaaatataaaaaactcATATTGTTTTACACAAAATTTTCTACGAATTACTCGCTTCGATGAAACTAaacattaaatgaaaaaaatcatattctatatattacataaaattaaattttctactAATTCACGGtggacaaaaaatatttaattgaaaaattaaaaaagtttgaCTTTATCGATTATTTACTATATTTAATAAGAATAGTCAGAATAGGTtggaatctcgctcgccactttGGCACTATCGCTCGCCTCTCTggcttttatacaaacaaaaatgtataatatgccctttaacttgatttcaaatcatatttatgtccttcaactttgaatttgcacaagtagacacttaaacttgtataaagttgaacaaatagacacatagtcctacatatcattttttgtcctacgtggtgtcttACATGTATTGTGCCAtataggactcatgtgtttatttatttaaaagttagatAGTtgaagtgtctgtttgtgcattatgaaagttaaaggtcaaagttaaaatttgaagctaagtttagggtctaatatatgtattatgcctatatatatatgagtgGGGAGAGAGAGGGgaatgaatatatatgtatacaagtttatttgctcaattttatacaagtttgagtgtctacttgtgcacacccaaagttaaaGGTCATAGTTGTCAATTGACGCCAAGTTAAGGGTCATATTTATGTATCATGATAGTATAGCGAAATAGTCAGCCATTTgtttatatgtatagcgaaacaACCATAaccttttgtatatatgtatagcgaaatagcATAGCAAAGTATGCTATGGAacacaattatacaaattatagatatagtatacaaatataatttttatatttgttatatacGAAAAGGTTCTCAATTATAAATCATGTTTTGAACCTCATAAACCGTCAAAACTCAATTTCGAGTTCATTAACCCCATATTTTGACTTTGGAGAAACATTTCCATGTAGAAATTTCTTTTAGCTTCGAATATATCTCATAAAATATTAGATATAGATATTTTGTCCCATTagataaaaatatcaatttatttgtACTAGCAATCGACCTAACTTCATatgcaaaattttaaaatgggcTCGACTAAAttcaaatataacataattcttAAATGATCAAACttacaaaaacttaaaaattggTCATTATGGCTTAAATAAACTTATTGAGGTTGTCTATCCCCCTGCAGTCGCTTTTGTTGACTAtagtttataaaattaaatttggttAAGATCAAAGTCTGTTACTTTCTTAAATAGTAATATAGTTTTGTGGATTTGActatttactttcttaaataGTAATATAGTTTTGTGAATTGACTATTGAAAAACTATCTGATTCTTTTCGGCTAGTTGAATTggtcaaatttaaaattaaattctttgATAAATTGATTTGGtgaaatcaaaaattaaatgtgaaaaacTCATATTGTTTTTATTCTACGAATTACTCGCTTCGATGAAAGTAaacattaaatgaaaaaaaatcatattgtatatattacataaaattaaaatttctataaATTCACGGtggacaaaaaatatttaattgaaaaattaaaaaaatttgacttaACCTATAATTTACTATATCTAAGACTACGTATCAAATCAATATGATAAATTTGTTTAGGTCAATTATTATGTATTAAGAATTGTGTAACAAACTCGACAAGTaaagtcaaaaaaattttgATAGCATAAATGATAAAGacgattttttatttaaacataaattaCTTGCAGACTACTCATAAGTCTATCTCCAAGCTTTGGTATTGGGTAGGCAAACAAAAGTCTTGTGAAAgcctaataaaataaattcttaagaCTTTACAAATTCAATTAACCTCACTAAATCCAATTTTAAACGATCATAACTCctaataacatataaaaagctaggcataatacataaaaataatctttaacTTAGTCTCGGTTCACATTTATACCTTTCAATTTTGAATGTGTATAAGTAAACagttaaacttgtataaagctAAGCAAATAGAATATACGTCTTTTTGTGGCATCCTACATGATAATTTTCATCTTATGTGGTGTCAGACGTCCTATATGTAATATGCCATGTAGAACTGATGTatctacttgtttaattttgcaaaatttaaaatgtcTATTTGTGCATGCATATCCAAAATTGTAGGGCAcagatgtaaaaaaaaaagtcaagttAAAGAGTAGATTATGTATTATCACTAAAAAGATATATGGTGAATTGTGTATTCAATAAAAGTTGTTCGAATCTAATTTTCAACGGTTTAAATCGTCTGGCATTAAATTTGGATACCATggaaatttcaaaagaaaacaacAACACACAAAAGTCTAATTACAATTCTATTTAAGTTACTCTAAGCAATCATAGTGTATCTCTCGTATAAAGCCAAAATCAGATAAACAATGAGCTTAGTCAAGAAAGACAACTATGAAAGTAGAATAATGGAATTGTTATTGTTATCTCAAGTGTTTATACGATTGTTTATGTGGAAATTTCAAACACACATAAATAAATCACTTTCCTTTGAATTTTCATTGTAATGTTTACTCATTAAGTGAAAAATTTAACTCTGTACACAAAGTTATGAATCCATTCCTAAAGCATATTAtaaggcataatatataaatgcgGCATTTAATTTGGCTTCATCAATTTTAGCTATGCATAAGTCGGtatttaaaactttataaaattaaacaagtagacACACATGTCTTATATGACATATAAATTACACAATTAACAGCATGTAGGATGTGAATTATCACGCAGGAGATTATGTAGAACAAATGTgtctacttatttaattttatacatatttacGTACCTACTTATACAAATCTAAAATTAGAGTATATGAATATTAATTGAAGTCAAGTTTATAAATACAAAAGTAGAGAAAAACAAAGAGCAGAGTCAAGAAAGACATCTATGAATCTTGAAGAATGGAAACGTTTTCGTATGTACCAAAAACAATAAATGAAGAATGCAAATGCTAAATCCTTGCACGAGTTGgaaatttcaaatgaaaaatacaaaGCACAAATAATTGCTTTCAACCATCATGGGTTAGATATTCAGTCGAATATCTATCTatgtttttttaacttttttccttttgattttttattcaGTGTTGGATATCTGCATTGAAATTTAACTAAATCAAACTATGCACCGAAAAGTCTCACATTGAAAATGAAATACTCCCCAACAAAGGCAACTCTGGACTCAAACCCTCTGATTAAGGATGAAGGATTAATTAGCTCTGATTATGCCCCGAGTTTGTATATATGAACACATGTAAACaattaaatttacataaaattaaacaagtctacacacatgtcctacatgacataacATATATAACACGTCACATAGGACAAAAATTGTCATATAGAATACCAAGTAAactatatatatctttatacaaatttaaataccTAAATTATGCGAAATTCAATTTTTCCAGATACTCACACCATTCAATTTCACTACCCAACAACATCCACATCATAAATTTTCTTAGGTTTGGATATTTTCGTGTCTATTCATTCTAACCATCATATGTCCATCTCCCTATCcgacataataataataatgtacatTAGAAACTTAAATCCCATGGAGATTTTTCAAATACATGCATGATTCTTGTAATTtcgttttttatatttatgttctgtaacattttttaaaattttgatatgatatttaGTATCTGTTTGGAGTACATCAGAAAGTCTCACATTGAAAATAAAACACTCTTTAATAAAGATAACTCTTTATCTAGGGGAATTTGAACTCAATACTAAGGGTGTGcatttgattttttgatttgattttacaCTGTtcgatttgaattttttgatttttgattttgtaaaagTGTAACCCAATTCGatccaaaataaatttggtttgatttggttttccTCTATTCGGTTCAACTTTTTGCGATTTGGTTATTCGGTTAAGTCAATAATTAATAGCATAACCaaagtaataatatttaatcCCTTAAATATACTTTCAAATACAAAGCATAAGTAAAACTTAAAACACAATACTTATAAATATACCTATTATAGATgttcaaacataaaatataaatataatcatcATGAAAAGCAATAACCAAAAAGGGACAAAAgtggttttatatatatatatatatatatatatatatatatataaaattcgaTTTTTtcggtttttgttttttaaaattcgAAATCAAACCAAAAAGTCAAACTAAGTAATTTACTAATTCAAAACCAATTTGAAAAACCAAAAAACTAatccaaataaaaatttgatttgatttggatTGGTTATTCGATTTAATTCGAGTAGTGCACATCCCTAACCGAGAACACTGGTTAGGATGAATCAGTGCTTACCGCTGATTTTGCCCCCAATTTTGGATATGCATAAGCATACACTTAGGCctaatttgttttcattaagattaaaaggtctgaatctgaatacacatctgaatattaagattttttGCATTAAGATCTGATTGTTTTGATCTAAATACatatctgaatattaagatgtgatctctaaatctgaacactaaataattaatgttgtttgtttCAATATCTAATGTGAAAgtgaaattgaacattatattaattaaatattataaaattttcatttcaacaaaatatatcacttttgattaaaaaaaaaagagttttaaaagtttcaataatcatgatttggagtattatttttcattcaaaaaccttgataaacaacaatacaccaaaaatattattgcaaccaGTATTCTTGACACAcatcaatacaagaaaattattaatataaaaaaatacttgaaaggaTTTATGAAGACTTACCGGTTGGGGAAAAATgatgtttgattgagaaaagtgagaaaaaaagtttttagttatgaAATAAGAAGGCACGCCCAAAGCAAGAAgctatgatttattatttgataatttatcaAATGCGTCTGAAACTAAACATTAAACGCAAAATTCATATTCtatatattacataaaattaaattttctacGAATTCAGGGTGGACAAAAAAgatttaattgaaaaattaaagaaatttgacTTTACCTATAATTTACTATATTTAATAAGAATAGTCAGAATAGGTGTGCTGTTTGGTCCCCCACatatttgcattatatataGAGAAGCAGTATATGAGAAAGTAAAACTCAAAAGACTCTTTTCTCTCTACTTTTGAATATATTCAGGTATTTCTTGTCAATAATTGTAGACTTTTTAATTTAAGAAGTAATTTATAATTCCTTTTTAGGCAATGATTGTTATATTTTActaactaaaaaattaattatttcatgcaGGAAAATGGGAGGTGGTGGTAATATGAGCACTAAAATAATAGAAGAAAAGCAAAATGATATTGCAAAAAGAGTTCCATCTTCAAAGCCCCCTTTTACAATTGGTGACATAAAGAGGGCTATCCCTCCCCATTGCTTCGAACGATCTCTTGTAAAATCATTTTCGTTTCTTATTCAGGATCTCATACTCGTCTACATCTTTTATTACATCGCCAACACTTACTTTCACCTCATTCCAACCCCATATAGTTATGTAGCATGGACCACTTATTGGATTGCTCAAGGTTGTGTTGGGGAAGGAATATGGATCCTAGCTCATGAATGTGGTCATCATGGCTTTAGTGATTACCAATGGGTAGATGACACTGTTGGTCTTATCCTTCACTCTTCACTTTTAACACCATACTTCTCATGGAAACATAGTCATCGTCGTCACCATTCAAACACTGCTTCCATTGAGAATGATGAAGTCTACAAACCaagaattaaatcaaaactaagATGGTACTACAAGTACTTGAACAATCCATTAGGACGACTACTCATACTTGCCTTCACCGTTACTTTTGCATGGCCTTTGTACTTGCTCTTTAATGTCTCAGGGAAAAAATATGATCGTTTTGCAAGTCACTATTATCCTTATAGCCCAATATATACCGATCGCGAGAGGCTACAAATCTACATTTCAGATGTAGGTATCATTGCAACAACTTATTTGTTGTATCGCGCTGTTATGATGAAAGGGCTAGCTTGGGTATTTTGTATCTATGGGGTACCCCTACTTATTGTGAATGGGCTTGTAGTGTTTATCACTCTTTTGCACCACACTCACTCTTCATTGCCACATTATGATTCAACTGAGTGGGATTTTCTAAGAGGAGCTTTAGCTACAGTGGATAGAGACTATGGTTTCTTAAATAAGGTGTTTCACAATGTTACTGATACACATGTTTTGCATCATATATTTCCATACATATCACATCACCATGCAGTTGAGGCAACAAAAGCTATCAAACCTTTGTTGGGAGAATACTATAAATTTGATGATACACCAATTCTAAAGGCAATGTGGAGGGATATAAATGAGTGCATCTTTGTGGAGAAAGAAAAGGATAAGGGTATTTATTGGTACAAGAACGAGATTTGAGCTCCTACCTTAAATGCTAAACCTAAGTGGTTCTAGCTACTAGTGTGTTTTTTCTGTATTGTactattaatgtttattttagttGTCCCTACTGTATTGTTAAATCCGTTGttatgtaataaaataaatatctttgTGACAATCAATTTTGTGTGAATGAATCCGTTGTTATTTGATGCCCTCGCCGCGTTTGCTTTAAAGCTATATAGAGCATGTGCCTAAGTTTCCTCTTGTTAATAGCGCGTCAATAAACTTAAGGATTTTCTTTTTACCAAGGTTCTTTTCCGAAGAgttatcaaaatatttgaagataaatattgagagattctctaacattgtttatctatgaagcctctattgTCGAGATAGGCGTTGGGACAAACGACAACTTTAAATAAAACTACTAAAGCAAATAAATGACAGAAGTCATCCAAAAGCAAGAAGGTCTGACCAAAAGCTGATAAGAAGTTGGGTGACGATACGCCTGTTGATGATTTTGAACATCTGTATTTGcatcacaaataaaataatgactgAATAGAGGACTAGATACATATCAAGCAAAACAATGTATAAATAACTAGTGAAAactatgtgtactttacaataAGGTATGTAGTataagcaatatgatagtagaAAACTTTACTCTGTgaggagtttctctaaccgacaattATTACTATGAGCTTAGTAGTGATATAACGTTTCACTCATGTTGCAAAGgtcatcctatactttgtcgGGGTATAGGGTGCTAAGTATAATTGTGGAGTCATCGAACAAGCCTtgttgaagcagtgaagagtccTCCAAAAATTCGGTACAATCCTATCCTATCTTACGCTGGCTATGTAGTTTTATGGGAtatgagttgtctgaactcttaGCCCATCTGTGATTGATACTACTTCCAAATAATATACTTGTATAATATGCTCATATTTTGCTAAACTATCTGTCTGTCTGAATAAAGGGGGAAACCATTTAATTTAAGAAAGTACATAGGTCAAGAATCTTTAATGGTGAATAATAAGTTTAAGAAATCATACAATTCGGGTCATAATTATGGATGAATTCAAAAGTGAATTTGATAATCCTAACTATAGAATTTAGTTCATGAACATTGATAAATCTTGGACATGGGGATGAAAGGAATTCCTTATTAGAGTATTACGTACCTTAATCGCTCCAATTACCGAAGAAAAGTATGATCTTGGAAGAAAAGTATGTTCTTGGAAGAAGAAGACC
This portion of the Solanum pennellii chromosome 12, SPENNV200 genome encodes:
- the LOC107007614 gene encoding delta(12)-fatty-acid desaturase FAD2-like isoform X2; this encodes MGGGGNMSTKIIEEKQNDIAKRVPSSKPPFTIGDIKRAIPPHCFERSLVKSFSFLIQDLILVYIFYYIANTYFHLIPTPYSYVAWTTYWIAQGCVGEGIWILAHECGHHGFSDYQWVDDTVGLILHSSLLTPYFSWKHSHRRHHSNTASIENDEVYKPRIKSKLRWYYKYLNNPLGRLLILAFTVTFAWPLYLLFNVSGKKYDRFASHYYPYSPIYTDRERLQIYISDVGIIATTYLLYRAVMMKGLAWVFCIYGVPLLIVNGLVVFITLLHHTHSSLPHYDSTEWDFLRGALATVDRDYGFLNKVFHNVTDTHVLHHIFPYISHHHAVEATKAIKPLLGEYYKFDDTPILKAMWRDINECIFVEKEKDKGIYWYKNEI
- the LOC107007614 gene encoding delta(12)-fatty-acid desaturase FAD2-like isoform X1, encoding MGGGGNMSTKIIEEKQNDIAKRVPSSKPPFTIGDIKRAIPPHCFERSLVKSFSFLIQDLILVYIFYYIANTYFHLIPTPYSYVAWTTYWIAQGCVGEGIWILAHECGHHGFSDYQWVDDTVGLILHSSLLTPYFSWKHSHRRHHSNTASIENDEVYKPRIKSKLRWYYKYLNNPLGRLLILAFTVTFAWPLYLLFNVSGKKYDRFASHYYPYSPIYTDRERLQIYISDVGIIATTYLLYRAVMMKGLAWVFCIYGVPLLIVNGLVVFITLLHHTHSSLPHYDSTEWDFLRGALATVDRDYGFLNKVFHNVTDTHVLHHIFPYISHHHAVEATKAIKPLLGEYYKFDDTPILKAMWRDINECIFVEKEKDKGIYWYKNEI
- the LOC107007614 gene encoding delta(12)-fatty-acid desaturase FAD2-like isoform X3; this encodes MGGGGNMSTKIIEEKQNDIAKRVPSSKPPFTIGDIKRAIPPHCFERSLVKSFSFLIQDLILVYIFYYIANTYFHLIPTPYSYVAWTTYWIAQGCVGEGIWILAHECGHHGFSDYQWVDDTVGLILHSSLLTPYFSWKHSHRRHHSNTASIENDEVYKPRIKSKLRWYYKYLNNPLGRLLILAFTVTFAWPLYLLFNVSGKKYDRFASHYYPYSPIYTDRERLQIYISDVGIIATTYLLYRAVMMKGLAWVFCIYGVPLLIVNGLVVFITLLHHTHSSLPHYDSTEWDFLRGALATVDRDYGFLNKVFHNVTDTHVLHHIFPYISHHHAVEATKAIKPLLGEYYKFDDTPILKAMWRDINECIFVEKEKDKGIYWYKNEI